Proteins encoded by one window of Aphis gossypii isolate Hap1 chromosome X, ASM2018417v2, whole genome shotgun sequence:
- the LOC126552594 gene encoding uncharacterized protein LOC126552594 has protein sequence MADRERLTRNKQRASVRRDAAASQIEAIYNLGLDASTDSSSICKFLIAAKDLEEYWAKFTLENDTMLEAMIELGTDNEFSNNVELEVRRTVISAKSLAQQCRSGSVPASEVSQPEKPTIDQVSPEVEQVTNPTAQLGPLVSNLAPSGSNIRLPEIPLPTFDGRLQNWPDFRDRFVTLVDQKAHLNNIEKFYYLLGCLQAGPTDVVKGITVSDATYDLAWSALVNRYDKPRQLATTLVSEMLNADSHQQESPTALITFLGKFGENVALLRSLNIPDLGSFLLFSIAVRCLPSTSRRLFEQDNILDFPTVDSLLDFVKGRVEVLENAGTAMTPTVNKPQHKAQINRPKFGNNKIVAASTKPSCSSSVPPVALVSQRPTEPHKCEQCSSSHKLSACSKFKELSIDDRYALVSRHRLCMRCFANNHWANKCKTSCSLCHGRHHQLLHRDNTHAKVNPVQQPAVSLVSSQRSRSVLLGTASVNVRDLAGCLQPVRALIDPASQISIITSDFVKRLGLHRERWTVPVAGLAGQVVQSVDGRVQLSIQSVTDQSSLELPTCSLYTHVFSSHNLKLWKHTSI, from the coding sequence ATGGCCGATCGCGAGCGACTCACACGTAATAAACAGCGAGCTTCCGTTCGTCGCGACGCTGCCGCCAGTCAGATCGAGGCAATTTATAATCTGGGTCTTGACGCTTCTACGGATAGTTCATCCATTTGTAAATTTCTAATAGCTGCAAAGGACTTGGAAGAGTATTGGGCCAAGTTTACTTTAGAAAATGATACGATGTTAGAGGCCATGATCGAGCTAGGGACTGATAACGAATTTTCTAATAACGTCGAGTTGGAAGTGCGTCGTACTGTCATCAGCGCGAAGTCTTTAGCGCAACAATGTCGTTCCGGTAGTGTGCCGGCTAGTGAAGTTAGCCAACCCGAAAAGCCCACGATTGATCAGGTTTCTCCCGAAGTGGAGCAGGTGACGAACCCGACAGCTCAGTTGGGTCCACTTGTTAGCAATCTTGCTCCATCTGGGTCTAATATTCGGCTGCCGGAAATTCCGCTGCCCACGTTCGATGGGCGTCTTCAGAATTGGCCCGATTTTAGGGATCGCTTTGTTACATTGGTAGATCAAAAGGCTCAtctgaataatattgaaaagtttTACTATTTGTTGGGCTGCTTGCAGGCAGGTCCCACTGATGTTGTGAAAGGCATAACAGTTTCCGATGCTACGTATGACCTAGCTTGGTCAGCTTTGGTTAATCGCTATGATAAGCCTCGCCAATTAGCAACTACGTTGGTGTCTGAGATGCTCAATGCTGATAGTCACCAACAGGAATCTCCTACTGCACTAATTACTTTTCTCGGCAAGTTCGGTGAAAATGTAGCCTTGCTAAGGTCTCTGAATATTCCGGATCTGGGTTCTTTTTTGTTGTTCTCAATCGCTGTTCGATGTTTGCCTTCCACTAGTCGCCGTTTGTTTGAACAGGACAACATTTTGGATTTTCCTACGGTCGATAGTCTGCTAGATTTCGTCAAGGGTCGTGTCGAGGTGTTGGAGAATGCTGGTACAGCCATGACTCCCACAGTTAATAAACCTCAGCATAAAGCCCAAATTAATAGACCCAAGTTCGGGAATAACAAAATAGTCGCTGCTAGCACGAAGCCTTCTTGTAGTTCGTCTGTTCCTCCGGTTGCGCTAGTGTCCCAGAGACCTACAGAACCTCACAAGTGTGAGCAATGTAGTAGTAGTCATAAATTGTCGGCATGTTCCAAGTTCAAAGAACTGTCCATTGATGACAGGTATGCTTTAGTAAGCCGTCATCGTTTATGTATGAGATGTTTTGCCAATAATCACTGGGCCAACAAATGCAAGACTTCGTGCTCCCTCTGTCATGGTCGTCATCATCAATTGCTACATCGAGACAACACGCATGCTAAGGTCAATCCAGTCCAGCAGCCTGCTGTATCCTTAGTTAGCTCACAACGTTCCAGATCGGTTCTATTGGGTACAGCATCCGTTAATGTTCGTGATTTAGCCGGTTGCCTTCAACCAGTGAGGGCGTTAATTGACCCAGCTTCTCAGATCAGTATTATTACGTCTGATTTTGTTAAAAGGTTAGGGTTGCATCGTGAGAGATGGACAGTCCCGGTGGCAGGACTGGCAGGGCAGGTGGTCCAATCTGTCGATGGGAGGGTTCAACTCTCCATACAGTCAGTGACGGATCAGAGTTCGTTGGAGTTACCCACTTGTAGCTTGTATACACATGTATTTTCTAGCCATAATTTGAAGCTTTGGAAACATACTTCCATTTAA